The Misgurnus anguillicaudatus chromosome 21, ASM2758022v2, whole genome shotgun sequence genome includes a window with the following:
- the paqr5b gene encoding membrane progestin receptor gamma-B isoform X2 — translation MFSLVKLPRVFNVHQVPKAFHEDSIISGYRHPRSSATDCVLSLFQLTNETLNVWTHFLPTWYFLWKLMSVLLMENVWYDEYTWPLLVYLFSCCVFPLASSCAHTFSSMSTRARHICYFFDYGALSLYSLGSAISYSAYVMPDAWVNSTFHKFYIPIAVFNTILSTSTACYSRFSERQSLKLSKVLRILAFAYPYLFDNIPLFYRLFLCVGEGCTDNEANSLHVQHTLFAFLTGFLFATHLPERLAPGCFDYIGHSHQLFHVCGIIGTHFQMKAIETDMMLRRSTLLVNAPDITLSNTFGAAMACVCISLVIIYFYSLPLLSRSSPNKDRSTNRKKCTS, via the exons ATGTTCAGCCTTGTTAAACTACCTCGTGTCTTCAACGTCCACCAGGTGCCCAAA GCGTTCCACGAGGACAGTATCATATCTGGATATCGGCACCCTCGCAGTTCGGCCACAGACTGTGTGCTCAGTCTCTTTCAGCTCACCAATGAAACCCTCAATGTCTGGACACATTTTCTACCAACATG GTATTTTCTATGGAAGCTGATGTCTGTGTTGTTGATGGAGAATGTGTGGTATGATGAATATACCTGGCCTCTGCTGGTCTATCTATTTTCCTGTTGTGTGTTCCCACTGGCCTCCAGCTGTGCCCATACCTTCAGTAGCATGTCTACTCGCGCCAGACATATCTGCTACTTCTTTGACTATGGGGCTCTAAGTCTGTACAGTCTTG GTTCAGCAATCAGCTACTCTGCATATGTTATGCCTGATGCATGGGTCAATAGCACCTTTCACAAATTCTACATCCCTATTGCTGTATTTAACACCATCCTTTCAACCAGCACGGCCTGTTACTCAAG ATTCTCCGAGAGACAGAGCCTGAAGTTGAGTAAGGTGCTGCGAATTCTAGCTTTTGCCTACCCCTACCTGTTTGACAACATTCCTCTCTTTTACAGG TTATTTCTGTGTGTTGGCGAGGGGTGCACTGATAATGAGGCAAACTCCCTTCATGTTCAACATACACTGTTCGCATTTCTTACTGGATTTCTGTTTGCAACGCATCTACCTGAGAGACTGGCACCTGGATGCTTCGACTACATAG GCCACAGCCATCAGCTGTTCCATGTGTGTGGAATTATTGGGACGCACTTTCAGATGAAGGCCATTGAAACTGACATGATGCTAAGACGGTCAACGCTGCTGGTCAATGCTCCAGACATCACTTTAAGCAACACATTTGGAGCTGCTATGGCTTGTGTCTGCATCAGTCTTGTGATCATATACTTTTATAGTCTACCTCTGCTTTCTAGATCCTCACCCAACAAAGACAGAAGCACTAATAGAAAGAAATGTACTTCATGA
- the paqr5b gene encoding membrane progestin receptor gamma-B isoform X1, producing MFSLVKLPRVFNVHQVPKAFHEDSIISGYRHPRSSATDCVLSLFQLTNETLNVWTHFLPTWYFLWKLMSVLLMENVWYDEYTWPLLVYLFSCCVFPLASSCAHTFSSMSTRARHICYFFDYGALSLYSLGSAISYSAYVMPDAWVNSTFHKFYIPIAVFNTILSTSTACYSRLGLPFLHFIHDIDARFSERQSLKLSKVLRILAFAYPYLFDNIPLFYRLFLCVGEGCTDNEANSLHVQHTLFAFLTGFLFATHLPERLAPGCFDYIGHSHQLFHVCGIIGTHFQMKAIETDMMLRRSTLLVNAPDITLSNTFGAAMACVCISLVIIYFYSLPLLSRSSPNKDRSTNRKKCTS from the exons ATGTTCAGCCTTGTTAAACTACCTCGTGTCTTCAACGTCCACCAGGTGCCCAAA GCGTTCCACGAGGACAGTATCATATCTGGATATCGGCACCCTCGCAGTTCGGCCACAGACTGTGTGCTCAGTCTCTTTCAGCTCACCAATGAAACCCTCAATGTCTGGACACATTTTCTACCAACATG GTATTTTCTATGGAAGCTGATGTCTGTGTTGTTGATGGAGAATGTGTGGTATGATGAATATACCTGGCCTCTGCTGGTCTATCTATTTTCCTGTTGTGTGTTCCCACTGGCCTCCAGCTGTGCCCATACCTTCAGTAGCATGTCTACTCGCGCCAGACATATCTGCTACTTCTTTGACTATGGGGCTCTAAGTCTGTACAGTCTTG GTTCAGCAATCAGCTACTCTGCATATGTTATGCCTGATGCATGGGTCAATAGCACCTTTCACAAATTCTACATCCCTATTGCTGTATTTAACACCATCCTTTCAACCAGCACGGCCTGTTACTCAAG GCTTGGCTTACCATTTCTTCACTTTATCCATGACATCGATGCAAG ATTCTCCGAGAGACAGAGCCTGAAGTTGAGTAAGGTGCTGCGAATTCTAGCTTTTGCCTACCCCTACCTGTTTGACAACATTCCTCTCTTTTACAGG TTATTTCTGTGTGTTGGCGAGGGGTGCACTGATAATGAGGCAAACTCCCTTCATGTTCAACATACACTGTTCGCATTTCTTACTGGATTTCTGTTTGCAACGCATCTACCTGAGAGACTGGCACCTGGATGCTTCGACTACATAG GCCACAGCCATCAGCTGTTCCATGTGTGTGGAATTATTGGGACGCACTTTCAGATGAAGGCCATTGAAACTGACATGATGCTAAGACGGTCAACGCTGCTGGTCAATGCTCCAGACATCACTTTAAGCAACACATTTGGAGCTGCTATGGCTTGTGTCTGCATCAGTCTTGTGATCATATACTTTTATAGTCTACCTCTGCTTTCTAGATCCTCACCCAACAAAGACAGAAGCACTAATAGAAAGAAATGTACTTCATGA